From a single Botrytis cinerea B05.10 chromosome 16, complete sequence genomic region:
- the Bcclc1 gene encoding Bcclc1, with protein MADRFPSLEDFDSGAQTTQGDSTFEGGADDFLSREKALLGDDADQFATGNDNAAFVEDGDDDLLGGGGGGGEDVHEFESSFPAIDTRNENVSPSGQITSTYTNYQPQVSDEEEPEVIKQWRERRDLQLQAREERSEEKKQETIKTAQQNIDDFYENYNTKKEKTIAQTRREAEEFLASREDTSAGGTSWERIAKLVDLSGKGARGGANGTGKEKFRELLMSLKKDEKAPGATGY; from the exons atggCTGATAGATTCCCTTCCCTTGAGGACTTTGACTCTGGTG CGCAAACAACTCAAGGCGACTCTACTTTCGAAGGAGGTGCCGATGATTTCCTCAGTCGTGAGAAGGCCCTTTTGGGTGACGATGCGGATCAATTTGCTACTGGCAATGACAATGCCGCATTTGTAGAGGATggcgatgatgatttattgggtggaggtggaggtggaggagagGATGTTCATGAATTTGAGAGTTCTTTCCCTGCCATTGATACTCGCAATGAG AATGTTTCACCAAGCGGACAAATCACTAGCACATACACCAACTACCAGCCCCAAGTTTCCGACGAAGAAGAGCCAGAAGTCATCAAGCAATGGCGCGAACGTCGAGATCTCCAACTCCAAGCCCGCGAGGAGAGATCcgaagaaaagaagcaagaaaCTATCAAGACTGCCCAACAAAACATTGATGATTTCTACGAGAATTACAACAccaaaaaagagaagacgATTGCGCAGACCCGTCGTGAAGCTGAGGAGTTTTTAGCAAGCAGAGAAGATACATCTGCCGGTGGAACTAGCTGGGAGCGTATCGCAAAATTGGTTGATTTGAGCGGAAAGGGTGCTAGAGGTGGTGCAAACGGTACTGGAAAGGAGAAGTTTAGAGAACTGTTGATGAGCTTAAAGAAAGACGAGAAGGCGCCTGGTGCTACTGGATATTAG
- the Bccdc37 gene encoding Bccdc37 has translation MPINYSKWDALELSDDSDVEVHPNVDKRSFIRAKQNQIHQQRYERKNKIDTYKYERIVNDGLLKRINALLVALKSYSPQTDKRPDDLAFQALMESTGEDDSPPPPPEGVHTHVKEAPPTYSKMMAALIDQVKTKVDEDKPENRFEAYLAEIKVHQEKVEDLQKQLAVELETLEKEEGKKITSESIHTGFDSSFVAKADPKPTTTESKPKEKVQAVEVLNPHALANKDGAKLGEQSSGADADVDEDEEEEDDDVEASELGKKFAQIKMGDYRTCLQYISSNPSVLAERETDGLLVLAFNSAIAGKDDYARQCVHQALLLQYCRALGKDGVGLFFKRITTKGHQAQKVFFDDVNSTFDRVRTRAREIQKQRAAEEGTEGGVEQIQLHAVDPGTTINITVPPATSEDPEVIKSRELFDAFPPGLQRALESGSLDEVNKVLGKMSVEQAEEVVGQLSEGGMLQLEEQIIDATTEEGQAALKEFEEQERQRALDENYGDPE, from the exons ATGCCGATAAACTATAGCAAATGG GATGCACTCGAGTTGAGCGACGACTCAGACGTTGAAGTTCATCCCAATGTTGATAAGCGCTCTTTCATCCgagcaaaacaaaatcagATTCATCAGCAGAGGTATGAGAGAAAGAATAAGATAGATACCTACAAGTATGAGCGAATCGTCAACGATGGGCTTCTCAAGAGGATAAACGCTCTTCTTGTTGCGTTAAAATCTTACAGTCCTCAAACTGATAAGCGTCCGGATGATCTTGCATTTCAAGCATTGATGGAATCAACTGGCGAAGATGactctccacctccacctccagaAGGGGTGCATACTCATGTCAAGGAGGCCCCGCCAACATACTCTAAGATGATGGCGGCGCTTATTGACCAAGTTAAAACAAAGGTCGACGAGGACAAACCAGAAAATCGATTCGAGGCGTATCTCGCCGAAATCAAAGTACATCAAGAAAAGGTTGAGGACCTTCAAAAACAACTTGCGGTGGAACTAGAGACTTtagagaaagaggagggcAAGAAGATCACTAGTGAGAGTATACATACTGGATTTGACAGCTCCTTTGTAGCAAAGGCAGACCCAAAACCAACGACCACAGAATCGAAGCCCAAAGAGAAGGTTCAAGCTGTAGAAGTCCTGAATCCTCATGCCCTCGCCAATAAGGATGGCGCGAAGCTCGGCGAACAATCCTCGGGAGCCGATGCAGAcgttgatgaagatgaagaggaagaagatgatgacgtAGAGGCGAGCGAgcttggaaagaaatttgcACAAATCAAGATGGGTGACTATCGTACATGTCTTCAGTATATCTCCTCAAACCCGTCAGTACTAGCAGAAAGAGAAACCGATGGCTTACTTGTTTTGGCATTTAACTCTGCAATCGCAGGTAAGGATGACTATGCTAGGCAATGTGTTCACCAAGCTCTATTGCTTCAATACTGCAGAGCCCTAGGAAAGGATGGTGTTGGCTTGTTCTTCAAGCGCATCACTACTAAGGGCCACCAAGCCCAAAAGGTCTTCTTCGATGATGTCAACTCAACATTTGATAGAGTCCGTACTAGAGCTAGGGAAATACAGAAACAGAGAGCAGCTGAAGAGGGTACCGAAGGCGGAGTTGAGCAAATCCAACTTCATGCTGTTGATCCTGGCACCACTATTAACATTACTGTTCCACCTGCAACGAGTGAGGATCCAGAGGTAATCAAATCGAGAGAGCTATTTGATGCATTTCCTCCTGGATTGCAACGAGCTCTGGAAAGCGGTAGCCTGGATGAAGTCAACAAGGTATTGGGCAAAATGAGCGTGGAACAAGCCGAAGAAGTTGTAGGCCAGCTCAGCGAG GGCGGTATGTTACAACTTGAGGAACAAATCATTGATGCTACAACCGAAGAAGGCCAGGCTGCATTGAAGGAATTTGAGGAACAGGAAAGACAAAGAGCTTTGGATGAGAATTATGGTGATCCAGAATAA